The Acidobacteriota bacterium genome includes the window CGTTCCCGATTCAGAAAGCGCACTGGATTCTCTCGAAGGGCTTCTCGGACCCGACGACATTCACGGTGGTCGGAACCGGAGCGCAACGAGGGATACGGCTGGCCAGGAGCACATCCCACCGCGAGACCGCCAACAAATCCGTCGTCGTCGACTGGGTGATCGATGTCGATGCGCGCAAGAGCGCCGAGGGAAAGTAGCCCGGCTGGTCGGTTGGGCAACCGCATCCTGCGCGAGGCGGGCGTACTGACGGCGTACCTGAAGGCTCATCCAGGCAGCCGGTCGGACGCAACGGGGCGGCGCCCGAAGTCAGCTGGCCGTTGAGCTCGAGGGCGGGCCTCCCATCACGCCTCGCTCCCCATCTGCTCGATCAGCGGTCGAATATCCACGCCCGCCGGACACACGAGCGCGAGGCGCTCGGCCAGCCGGGCGCGCGCCGGCGGATCCAGCGACTGCAGCGCTCGCAGGCGGTCGCGGCCGACCGCGTCGCGCGGGTCGAAGGCGAGGCGCAGGATGCGCGCGACGACGGACGGATTCGGAATCCTTCTTTCGACACCCTGCCCGGGGTCGCAGATGCCGCACAAGACGCACGTCGTCACCTTCCACAACTGCTCGGACCGATCCTGCCCGATCGAGCCCTCGTATCGGGAGTTCGGGACCAGCCACGCCTGGAATTGCGCCAGCGCGTCAAAGAAGCCGGTCATGTCCACGACCAGGTCCCGGAGTACGGGAAACGACGGCAGCGGTTCCACGAGGAGATCTGCCCCGGTCGTGTCGTCGCGTGCGGGTGGGACGCCGCCGAGCAGCGTTTGGCACAACAGGCGCGGCGCGCCGTTGACGATGCCCGCGCAGGCGCCGCAGATGCCGCTCCTGCAGGAACACCTGAATGCGAGCGTCGCGTCCTGGGTCTCCTGGATGTCGAGAAGCGCATCCGCAACCGTCTTGCCCGGCCCCAGCTCCACGACATAACTGGCCCAGTGACGCGAACTGGACTGGGGCTCGAACCGCCGTACCGCAATCTTCAAGGGCACCAGCTTCCCCCCTGACGCTCGACCAACGCCATCAGTACACCCGTGCCTCGGGCGCCAGGCGACCCAGGCGAACTTCACCGTCTTGAAATTGCGGCCCATCAGGCGTGCGGCGCGCGAACGTGTGCTGAAGCCATCTCCGGTCGTCACGGCGCGGGTGGTCCGTTCGGAAGTGCGCGCCCCGGCTTTCAGTCCGCCGAAGGGCGCCCCCTGCGACAACCTCCGCGACATCCAGGAGAAAACCAAGCTCCCAGTGCGCGATCAGGCGATAGTCGAATGGACCCGTCGGCGGCGCGACGCCGAGCGAACGATACTCCTCCCGCAGCATTCGAATGTCGCCGGCTGCCGCCGACATTTCGTCCGCACGGCGGAACACGCCAACCCTTCGCGTCATCACCTCGGTGAGTGCCCGCCGCAGCCGCACGACGTTGTGAGCATCGCGCTGAAGATCCGTCCGTGGATCGAAGCGGGAGTTCCAGTCATCGCCGAACCGCGCCCACGACTGCTTCGCTTCCGCGCGACCCAGCTGGGATGCGGCGTCGGCTGCCCGCCGGCCGGCCCGCCGCCCAAAGACGACCGTCTCCAGGAGAGAATTCCCCCCCAGCCTGTTGGCGCCGTGCACGCTGACGTTCGCGCACTCGCCGGCGGCCAGCAGGCCGGGAAGAGAGGTCTGCCCGCTCACATCCGTGCGAATCCCGCCCATGCTGTAGTGCTGGGCGGGCTCCACCGGCAACTGGTCATGGGCGATGTCGACCCCCGCGTAGACGCGTGCGAGCTTCCGTACCTGCGGGAGCCGCTGCTCGATGATGTCGCTCCCCAGGTGCGTGAGATCGAGGTGAACGTATCCGCCGCTGAACGCCCGCCCGTCCCGAATCTCGCTGGCGATGGCCCTGGAGACAATGTCACGCGGCGCCAGCTCCATGGCGTCTCGCGCGTACCGGGCCATGAACCGCTCCCCCGCGGCGTTCCGGAGGTAGCCCCCCTCGCCCCGCGCCCCCTCCGATATCAGGATGTTCGTGCCCACCAGGGTGGTGGGGTGAAATTGAACGAACTCGAGGTCCGACAGCACGGCACCCGCACGATAGCTGATCGCCACGCCGTCCCCCGTCGACCCCAGCCCGTTCGTGCTCTTCGCGTACACGCGGCCGTAGCCGCCCGTGGCGAGGATCACCACGGCGGCCCGTACCGTTCTCAGCCGGCCTGCCGGCAGATCCCAGA containing:
- a CDS encoding succinate dehydrogenase/fumarate reductase iron-sulfur subunit; translated protein: MPLKIAVRRFEPQSSSRHWASYVVELGPGKTVADALLDIQETQDATLAFRCSCRSGICGACAGIVNGAPRLLCQTLLGGVPPARDDTTGADLLVEPLPSFPVLRDLVVDMTGFFDALAQFQAWLVPNSRYEGSIGQDRSEQLWKVTTCVLCGICDPGQGVERRIPNPSVVARILRLAFDPRDAVGRDRLRALQSLDPPARARLAERLALVCPAGVDIRPLIEQMGSEA
- a CDS encoding FAD-binding protein, coding for MAALQVPPGRVMIATKVYPTQSHSGAAQGGFNAAMAEADSVEGHAADTIKGSDYLADQDAVDTMCSEAPEVILQLDRLGVMWSRTGAGRIAQRALGGSSYARACYAADMSGHVVLQTLYEQVLRADIPLLVEWHLLALLVEDERVAGAVFWDLPAGRLRTVRAAVVILATGGYGRVYAKSTNGLGSTGDGVAISYRAGAVLSDLEFVQFHPTTLVGTNILISEGARGEGGYLRNAAGERFMARYARDAMELAPRDIVSRAIASEIRDGRAFSGGYVHLDLTHLGSDIIEQRLPQVRKLARVYAGVDIAHDQLPVEPAQHYSMGGIRTDVSGQTSLPGLLAAGECANVSVHGANRLGGNSLLETVVFGRRAGRRAADAASQLGRAEAKQSWARFGDDWNSRFDPRTDLQRDAHNVVRLRRALTEVMTRRVGVFRRADEMSAAAGDIRMLREEYRSLGVAPPTGPFDYRLIAHWELGFLLDVAEVVAGGALRRTESRGAHFRTDHPRRDDRRWLQHTFARRTPDGPQFQDGEVRLGRLAPEARVY